Proteins from a single region of Amycolatopsis sp. CA-230715:
- a CDS encoding alpha/beta hydrolase: MKKLRAAVAAAVLVTGLVPAMPAAAQPGLPWAPCAEADLAKLGLDCATLAVPLDHARPHGPTVTLALSRKKAAAPKGVLVVNPGGPGITGRAVAGTVAGAMPPDLVASYDIIGIDPRGVGASTPSMSCDKDYFAPPWPDPVPSNAGEELRLLSRPLAYTMKCAAKYGSLLPHMSTEDSARDLDDVRRALGQPTIDYLGYGYGTYVGSVYGTLFPGKLRRAVLDSVARQDADWYRHYIEQEDPGFDARSKDFFAWVAGKDDVYHLGTAPETVAAAYYGARGAVKAKPAGGVVGPFEFEATFHNVAWESGLWPFLANTLAAFHHGDEKAVVTAYQAIAAHHGDNDYAVFTAVQCADTAWPRDWRQWHDDATKLHATAPFATWNNTWYLSPCAFWPRAPRTPVPITGAGLPPALIVHATDDIALAYRDAQRLHATLPGSRLVTEQGGLNPAVTFLRGNPCVDAPAAAYLATGKLPAADLSCPAPIG, from the coding sequence ATGAAGAAGCTGAGGGCCGCCGTCGCGGCGGCCGTCCTCGTGACCGGCCTCGTGCCCGCCATGCCCGCCGCCGCGCAACCCGGCCTGCCGTGGGCGCCGTGCGCGGAGGCGGACCTGGCCAAGCTCGGCCTGGACTGCGCCACCCTGGCCGTGCCACTGGATCACGCGCGACCGCACGGCCCGACCGTGACACTGGCGCTGAGCCGCAAGAAGGCCGCCGCGCCGAAGGGCGTGCTGGTGGTCAACCCCGGCGGCCCCGGCATCACCGGGCGCGCGGTGGCGGGCACCGTCGCCGGTGCGATGCCGCCGGACCTCGTCGCGAGCTACGACATCATCGGCATCGACCCGCGCGGAGTCGGCGCGAGCACGCCGTCGATGAGCTGCGACAAGGATTACTTCGCCCCGCCGTGGCCCGATCCGGTGCCGTCGAACGCGGGCGAGGAACTGCGCCTGCTGTCCCGCCCGCTGGCGTACACGATGAAATGCGCGGCGAAGTACGGCTCGTTGCTGCCGCACATGAGCACCGAGGACAGCGCGCGCGATCTCGACGACGTGCGGCGCGCGCTCGGACAGCCGACCATCGACTACCTCGGTTACGGCTACGGCACCTACGTCGGCTCGGTGTACGGCACCCTGTTCCCCGGGAAGCTGCGCCGGGCGGTGCTGGACAGCGTCGCGCGCCAGGACGCCGACTGGTACCGGCACTACATCGAGCAGGAGGACCCCGGTTTCGACGCCAGGTCGAAGGACTTCTTCGCCTGGGTCGCGGGCAAGGACGACGTCTACCACCTCGGCACCGCGCCGGAAACCGTGGCCGCGGCGTACTACGGCGCGCGCGGCGCGGTGAAGGCCAAGCCCGCGGGCGGGGTGGTCGGCCCGTTCGAGTTCGAGGCCACGTTCCACAACGTGGCTTGGGAAAGCGGGTTGTGGCCGTTCCTCGCGAACACCCTCGCGGCCTTTCACCACGGCGACGAAAAGGCCGTCGTGACCGCGTACCAGGCCATCGCGGCACATCACGGCGACAACGACTACGCGGTGTTCACCGCCGTGCAGTGCGCCGACACCGCGTGGCCGCGCGATTGGCGCCAGTGGCACGACGACGCCACGAAGCTGCACGCCACCGCCCCGTTCGCGACCTGGAACAACACCTGGTACCTCTCGCCGTGCGCGTTCTGGCCGCGGGCGCCCCGCACTCCGGTGCCGATCACCGGTGCGGGCCTGCCACCCGCGTTGATCGTGCACGCCACCGACGACATCGCACTCGCCTATCGCGACGCCCAGCGGCTCCACGCGACCTTGCCCGGTTCCCGGCTGGTCACCGAGCAGGGCGGCTTGAACCCGGCGGTGACGTTCCTGCGCGGGAACCCGTGCGTCGACGCCCCCGCCGCCGCGTACCTCGCCACCGGAAAGCTCCCGGCGGCCGACCTGAGCTGCCCGGCCCCCATCGGGTGA
- a CDS encoding cation:proton antiporter, whose amino-acid sequence MIAATAVSASVAQPPPPIAADSLWLFLLQVGVLLTLALLFGRLAVRFSLPPLVGELAAGVLLGPSLLGAAIPSVTSWLFPPDAQQAHLLDSVGQVGVVLLVGLTGLTLELGQLRDQVKPASSVAVCGVLLPIGGGVLAGYLMPDRFLPGGVDRTVFALFLGVAMGVTAIPVIAKTLADMNLLETRVGKLILTAGVFDDAIGWLLLSIVSAMAVAGVHPGSVLMSISVLLGFLLAAGLVVRPLVRLALTRASRSSGPGPLIVTVVAVVSLGAAASQALKLEAVFGAFVAGVVVGSCPGLDRARLEPLRIMVMSVLAPLFLATVGLRVDLTNLADAATLAMAAVVLLVAAATKFGGGYAGGRIGGLAHWDALSVGAGLNARGVVGVVVASVGRGLGLLTPGMYATVLLLAIATSLMAPVVLRSTIRRSTASAVDRPSTVEEHA is encoded by the coding sequence GTGATCGCCGCGACGGCGGTGTCGGCCTCGGTGGCGCAGCCGCCGCCCCCGATCGCGGCCGATTCGCTGTGGCTGTTCCTGCTGCAGGTCGGCGTGCTGCTCACGCTCGCGCTCCTGTTCGGCAGGCTCGCGGTCCGGTTTTCGCTGCCACCACTGGTCGGCGAGCTGGCCGCCGGTGTGCTGCTCGGCCCGTCCCTGCTCGGCGCGGCGATCCCCTCGGTCACCTCGTGGCTGTTCCCGCCGGACGCCCAGCAGGCACACCTGCTGGACTCCGTCGGCCAGGTCGGCGTGGTGCTCCTGGTCGGGTTGACCGGACTGACCCTCGAACTGGGTCAGCTCAGGGACCAGGTGAAACCCGCGTCGTCGGTCGCGGTGTGCGGGGTGCTGCTCCCGATCGGCGGCGGCGTGCTCGCCGGCTACCTGATGCCCGACCGGTTCCTCCCCGGCGGCGTGGACCGCACCGTGTTCGCCCTGTTCCTCGGCGTCGCGATGGGCGTCACCGCGATCCCGGTGATCGCCAAGACCCTCGCCGACATGAACCTGCTGGAAACCAGGGTGGGCAAGCTGATCCTCACCGCGGGCGTGTTCGACGACGCGATCGGCTGGCTGCTGCTCTCGATCGTCTCGGCGATGGCGGTGGCCGGTGTGCACCCCGGTTCGGTGCTGATGTCGATCAGCGTGCTGCTCGGGTTCCTGCTCGCCGCGGGACTGGTCGTCCGCCCGCTGGTGCGGCTGGCGCTGACCAGGGCGAGCCGGTCGAGCGGTCCCGGCCCGCTGATCGTCACCGTGGTCGCCGTGGTTTCGCTCGGCGCGGCGGCGAGCCAGGCGCTCAAGCTGGAGGCGGTGTTCGGCGCGTTCGTCGCCGGGGTCGTGGTGGGCAGCTGCCCCGGGCTCGACCGGGCGCGCCTCGAACCGCTGCGGATCATGGTGATGTCCGTGCTCGCCCCGCTGTTCCTGGCCACCGTCGGCCTCCGGGTCGACCTCACGAACCTCGCCGACGCCGCGACGCTGGCGATGGCCGCCGTGGTGCTGCTGGTCGCCGCGGCGACGAAGTTCGGCGGCGGGTACGCGGGCGGCCGGATCGGCGGGCTGGCGCACTGGGACGCGCTGTCGGTCGGCGCGGGCCTCAACGCGCGGGGCGTGGTCGGGGTCGTGGTCGCCTCGGTCGGGCGCGGCCTCGGGCTGCTCACCCCCGGCATGTACGCGACCGTGCTGCTGCTGGCGATCGCGACCTCCCTGATGGCCCCGGTGGTGCTCCGGTCGACCATCCGCCGATCCACCGCGAGCGCAGTCGATCGACCGTCCACTGTGGAGGAACACGCATGA
- a CDS encoding NAD(P)/FAD-dependent oxidoreductase, with translation MAVEFDVVVVGGGPAGATTAGLLAQRGHRVLVLERELFPRYHIGESLITGMLSVFDELGVTERLERVGFPRKNGLSIVWGKNRDLWNVNFAEIDGPYDYSFHVRRAEFDEILLDHARELGVTVVEEATVKEPLLENGRVTGVRYEAGGETTEARAPLVVDASGQSRVLSRKLTTIEWAEDLRNLAYWTYFEDTADLPDGQLGNILVERVSHGWFWAIPVETETRRLSVGYVTPTASLVSGGPSIDELYEAGVAESKQLKRLLLGAKRVAEFRSTRDWSYRSAAVTGPGWLSTGDASGFIDPLFSGGVCLAVLGADAAAKAVDTVLRRPDLADRALAAYAAGVHNMVSSFLDYVRFFYDPTRDREDYFEQARSMADFNERYPNAREAFVAVISGRLAMSELFRIPGAEEEPALTGTVEP, from the coding sequence ATGGCTGTGGAATTCGACGTAGTGGTCGTGGGCGGCGGACCGGCCGGTGCCACCACCGCCGGGTTGCTCGCCCAGCGCGGGCACCGGGTGCTGGTCCTCGAGCGCGAACTCTTCCCCCGGTACCACATCGGCGAGTCGCTGATCACCGGGATGCTCTCGGTGTTCGACGAGCTCGGCGTCACCGAACGCCTGGAACGGGTCGGTTTCCCGCGCAAGAACGGGCTCAGCATCGTGTGGGGCAAGAACCGCGATCTGTGGAACGTCAACTTCGCCGAGATCGACGGCCCGTACGACTACTCGTTCCACGTGCGCCGGGCCGAATTCGACGAGATCCTGCTCGACCACGCGCGCGAACTCGGCGTGACCGTGGTCGAAGAGGCGACCGTCAAAGAACCGCTTCTCGAAAACGGCAGGGTGACCGGTGTCCGCTACGAAGCGGGCGGCGAGACCACCGAAGCGCGCGCCCCGCTCGTGGTCGACGCGTCCGGGCAGTCGAGGGTGCTGTCCAGGAAGCTGACCACCATCGAGTGGGCCGAAGACCTGCGCAACCTCGCCTACTGGACCTACTTCGAGGACACCGCGGACCTGCCCGACGGCCAGCTCGGCAACATCCTGGTGGAGCGGGTGTCGCACGGCTGGTTCTGGGCGATCCCGGTGGAAACCGAAACCCGGCGGCTCAGCGTCGGTTACGTGACCCCGACCGCGAGCCTGGTTTCCGGCGGTCCGTCGATCGACGAGCTCTACGAAGCCGGTGTCGCGGAAAGCAAGCAGCTGAAACGCCTTCTGCTCGGCGCGAAGCGGGTCGCCGAGTTCCGGTCCACACGCGACTGGTCCTACCGCTCGGCCGCGGTCACCGGGCCGGGCTGGCTGTCCACAGGGGACGCGAGCGGGTTCATCGACCCGTTGTTCTCCGGCGGGGTGTGCCTGGCCGTGCTCGGTGCCGACGCGGCGGCCAAGGCCGTCGACACGGTGTTGCGCAGGCCCGATCTCGCCGATCGCGCGCTGGCCGCCTACGCCGCGGGCGTGCACAACATGGTGTCGAGCTTCCTGGACTACGTGCGGTTCTTCTACGACCCGACGCGTGATCGCGAAGACTACTTCGAGCAGGCGCGGTCGATGGCCGATTTCAACGAGCGGTACCCCAACGCGCGCGAAGCGTTCGTCGCGGTGATCTCCGGCAGGCTCGCGATGTCGGAGCTGTTCCGCATCCCCGGCGCGGAAGAGGAGCCCGCGCTCACCGGGACCGTCGAACCGTGA
- a CDS encoding class I SAM-dependent methyltransferase produces MSHLYQEPNAYRRRLTIPFSGLHTRAAAHARSAAPESGAVLDIGCGPGTLALRIARSRPDLRVSGVDPSAAMVDYAAKAASRRGFAGRVDFAVGQAARMPFEPGSFDVVVSTMSFHHWAALPDVVRELRRVVRPGGRIFVYDMRAAYYDGLRSAVEAVAPEWTFRRKFLWLRVFPSLMFGCAEISVPS; encoded by the coding sequence ATGTCGCATCTCTACCAGGAGCCGAACGCCTACCGGCGGCGCCTGACCATCCCGTTCAGCGGGCTGCACACCAGGGCGGCCGCGCACGCGCGCTCGGCGGCGCCGGAATCCGGTGCGGTGCTGGACATCGGCTGCGGGCCGGGCACGCTCGCGCTGCGGATCGCGCGGTCGCGCCCGGATCTGCGGGTGTCCGGAGTGGACCCGTCGGCCGCGATGGTGGACTACGCCGCGAAAGCGGCGAGCAGGCGCGGTTTCGCGGGCAGGGTGGACTTCGCGGTGGGGCAGGCCGCCAGGATGCCGTTCGAGCCGGGCTCGTTCGACGTGGTGGTGTCCACGATGAGCTTCCATCACTGGGCCGCGTTGCCGGACGTGGTGCGCGAGCTGCGGCGGGTGGTCCGGCCGGGCGGCCGGATCTTCGTCTACGACATGCGTGCCGCCTACTACGACGGGCTGCGTTCGGCGGTCGAAGCGGTCGCTCCTGAATGGACGTTCCGGCGGAAGTTCCTGTGGCTGCGGGTTTTCCCGTCGCTGATGTTCGGCTGCGCGGAGATCAGCGTTCCGTCGTGA
- a CDS encoding ketoacyl-ACP synthase III family protein, producing MKPHGLFLRGIGVHLPEGRITADEAVAAGYCGAEQIAHSGLLSVAAGDGTSGVDMAVAAGREALSDADVKPGDLDLLVHATMLPEGPDGWSPAGYVLRELGCDPGPCHEVRQGCNGMFAAMELAAGWLALSEHAATALLTTALRGESPLMDRWRSAGFGMHVGDAGCAVLLGREHGIARVDAVCSTTFPELEGLHRGAAPPSEETAVRDGPIDVVTRSGEFVAAAGYDPFELRRMFTAMYFSAARQAMAEAEVDAGELARVVFVNAGAPFVDLGIMQPLGLPMAKSTWDFGRTVGHLGACDQVVSLHHLLATGQLSAGDRVLMVGGTQGYNAASAVLTVTTER from the coding sequence ATGAAACCGCACGGGCTCTTCCTCCGCGGGATCGGCGTGCACCTGCCCGAGGGCCGGATCACCGCGGACGAAGCGGTCGCGGCCGGGTACTGCGGCGCTGAGCAGATCGCGCACAGCGGTCTGCTCAGCGTCGCCGCAGGCGACGGCACGAGCGGTGTCGACATGGCCGTCGCGGCTGGCCGCGAAGCGTTGTCCGACGCCGATGTGAAACCAGGAGATCTCGACCTGCTGGTGCACGCGACGATGCTCCCGGAAGGACCCGACGGGTGGTCGCCCGCCGGGTACGTGCTCCGCGAACTGGGCTGCGATCCGGGGCCCTGCCACGAAGTCCGGCAGGGCTGCAACGGGATGTTCGCCGCGATGGAGCTGGCCGCGGGATGGCTGGCGCTGTCCGAGCACGCCGCCACCGCGCTGCTCACCACCGCGCTGCGGGGCGAAAGCCCGCTCATGGACCGGTGGCGCAGCGCGGGTTTCGGGATGCACGTCGGCGACGCCGGGTGCGCGGTGCTGCTGGGACGCGAACACGGGATCGCCAGGGTGGACGCCGTCTGCTCCACCACGTTCCCCGAACTGGAGGGCCTGCACCGCGGTGCCGCGCCGCCGTCGGAGGAGACCGCCGTCCGCGACGGGCCGATCGACGTCGTGACCCGGTCCGGCGAATTCGTGGCCGCGGCGGGCTACGACCCGTTCGAACTGCGGCGGATGTTCACCGCGATGTACTTTTCCGCGGCGCGGCAAGCGATGGCCGAGGCCGAAGTGGACGCGGGCGAGCTGGCCAGGGTGGTGTTCGTCAACGCGGGCGCGCCGTTCGTCGACCTCGGCATCATGCAGCCGCTCGGCCTGCCGATGGCGAAGTCCACTTGGGACTTCGGCCGCACGGTCGGGCACCTCGGCGCGTGCGACCAGGTCGTGTCGCTGCACCACCTGCTCGCCACGGGCCAGCTCTCGGCGGGCGACCGGGTGCTGATGGTCGGCGGCACGCAGGGCTACAACGCCGCGAGCGCCGTGCTGACCGTCACGACGGAACGCTGA
- a CDS encoding NAD(P)/FAD-dependent oxidoreductase has product MQADFDVAVIGGGPAGSTAAAYLAKAGLSVLLLESEIFPRPHVGESLVPAATPPLVESGAMPAVDAAGFPKKYGAAWTTANSVSLPNNGFAGLSHNLPAVVQFVERDQEGVDRDYTYHVDRGKFDLILLKNAEAQGAKVVCGARVLNVDFSDDQVVTLNCRIAGANVTYTANLVVDASGRQTLLGKQLKTKIPDPVFNQYALHAWFEDFDRTAFVTEDHEEDFIYVHWLAMRDSWVWQIPITDTVTSFGVVTQKKNFTSASASPDELFWDFVDTRPELSKALRKARQIRPFKAEGDYSYRMREMAGDRFVLIGDAARFVDPIFSSGVSVAMNSARLVSRDIIAAHEGGHGFGRSSFATYEAKLKKAVGYWYEFIAIFYRLNVLFTAFVKDPRYRIDVLRMLQGDVYDGEPPKALEDMREILKAVENDPDHVWHPYLGAVWAGPGQA; this is encoded by the coding sequence ATGCAAGCAGACTTCGATGTGGCGGTCATCGGCGGCGGCCCGGCTGGCTCGACGGCGGCCGCGTACCTCGCCAAGGCCGGCCTTTCCGTGCTCCTGCTCGAAAGCGAAATCTTCCCGCGGCCCCACGTCGGCGAGTCACTGGTACCCGCCGCCACCCCGCCGCTGGTCGAAAGCGGCGCGATGCCCGCGGTGGACGCCGCGGGCTTCCCGAAGAAGTACGGCGCGGCGTGGACGACCGCGAACTCCGTGTCCCTGCCCAACAACGGTTTCGCCGGGCTCAGCCACAACCTGCCCGCCGTGGTGCAGTTCGTGGAACGCGACCAGGAAGGCGTCGACCGCGACTACACCTACCACGTCGACCGCGGCAAGTTCGACCTCATCCTGCTGAAGAACGCCGAGGCGCAGGGCGCGAAGGTCGTGTGCGGCGCCCGCGTGCTGAACGTGGACTTCTCCGACGACCAGGTGGTCACGCTGAACTGCCGGATCGCCGGCGCGAACGTCACCTACACCGCGAACCTCGTCGTGGACGCCTCCGGCAGGCAGACCCTGCTCGGCAAGCAGCTGAAGACGAAGATCCCGGACCCGGTGTTCAACCAGTACGCGCTGCACGCGTGGTTCGAGGACTTCGACCGGACCGCGTTCGTCACCGAGGACCACGAAGAGGACTTCATCTACGTGCACTGGCTGGCGATGCGGGACTCCTGGGTGTGGCAGATCCCGATCACCGACACCGTCACGAGCTTCGGCGTGGTGACGCAGAAGAAGAACTTCACCTCCGCGAGCGCGTCACCCGACGAACTGTTCTGGGACTTCGTGGACACCCGCCCGGAGCTGAGCAAGGCGCTGCGGAAGGCGCGCCAGATCCGCCCGTTCAAGGCGGAAGGCGATTACAGCTACCGGATGCGGGAAATGGCGGGCGACCGGTTCGTGCTGATCGGGGACGCCGCGCGGTTCGTGGACCCGATCTTCTCCAGCGGGGTGAGCGTCGCGATGAACAGCGCGCGGCTCGTGTCCCGCGACATCATCGCCGCGCACGAAGGCGGGCACGGCTTCGGCAGGAGCAGTTTCGCGACCTACGAGGCGAAGCTGAAGAAGGCGGTCGGCTACTGGTACGAGTTCATCGCCATCTTCTACCGGCTCAACGTGCTGTTCACCGCGTTCGTGAAGGACCCGCGCTACCGCATCGACGTGCTGCGGATGCTGCAGGGTGACGTCTACGACGGCGAACCGCCGAAGGCGCTGGAGGACATGCGCGAAATCCTGAAGGCGGTGGAAAACGACCCCGACCACGTCTGGCACCCGTACCTCGGCGCCGTGTGGGCCGGACCTGGCCAGGCCTGA
- a CDS encoding acyl-CoA dehydrogenase family protein gives MDFDLAPEQQKRVDALRTAVRTGLPGAVRSSPDAHFSRTEWAAAAALGLTGLCLPSAFGGGGLGALDVALCLEAFGDECADTGLVFGVAAHLLACVVPIRDFASGSLLDELAPGLADGSVIAANAMTEPEAGSDVGALTTTATRADGGYRLDGVKSFASNGPLADVFVTYAVTDPDAAFLGISAFAVPRGVPGLKIGGPVAKTGLWGCPAGRVEFDGCFVPERYRLGEEGQGSGVFQHSMGWERACLFGLYLGVLARQLRQCVDHARTRRQFGRPIGEFQAVSHRIADMRARLEAARLLVHRACWLLDENREHRAAAAVSKMTVSETAIANSLDAVRIFGGAGYLGGDSAGTQLRDCVPTAIFSGTTDMQKEILTREMGL, from the coding sequence ATGGACTTCGACTTGGCTCCCGAGCAGCAGAAGCGTGTCGACGCGCTGCGCACCGCCGTGCGGACCGGTTTGCCCGGCGCGGTGCGGAGTTCCCCGGACGCGCACTTCTCCAGGACCGAATGGGCCGCCGCGGCGGCACTCGGCCTCACCGGGTTGTGCCTGCCGTCCGCGTTCGGGGGCGGCGGCCTCGGCGCGCTCGATGTCGCGCTGTGCCTGGAAGCCTTCGGTGACGAGTGCGCCGACACCGGGCTCGTGTTCGGGGTCGCCGCTCATCTGCTCGCCTGCGTCGTGCCGATCCGGGACTTCGCTTCGGGGAGTCTGCTGGACGAGCTGGCGCCGGGTTTGGCCGACGGTTCGGTGATCGCGGCGAACGCGATGACCGAACCGGAGGCGGGTTCCGACGTCGGCGCGCTCACCACGACGGCGACCCGTGCCGACGGCGGCTACCGGCTCGACGGCGTGAAGTCCTTCGCCAGCAACGGTCCGCTCGCCGACGTGTTCGTCACCTACGCGGTCACCGACCCGGATGCGGCCTTCCTCGGCATCAGCGCGTTCGCGGTCCCGCGCGGGGTGCCCGGCCTGAAGATCGGCGGGCCGGTGGCCAAAACGGGCCTCTGGGGCTGTCCCGCGGGCAGGGTGGAGTTCGACGGCTGCTTCGTGCCGGAGCGCTATCGGCTCGGCGAAGAGGGCCAGGGATCGGGGGTCTTCCAGCATTCGATGGGCTGGGAACGGGCCTGCTTGTTCGGGCTCTACCTCGGAGTGCTAGCCAGGCAGCTACGCCAGTGCGTCGACCACGCGAGGACGCGTCGCCAGTTCGGCAGGCCGATCGGGGAGTTCCAGGCGGTTTCGCACCGGATCGCGGACATGCGGGCCCGGCTCGAAGCCGCGCGGCTGCTGGTCCACCGGGCCTGCTGGCTGCTGGACGAGAACAGGGAGCACCGCGCCGCCGCGGCCGTGTCGAAGATGACCGTTTCCGAGACCGCGATCGCGAACAGCCTCGACGCGGTGCGGATCTTCGGCGGCGCCGGGTACCTGGGCGGGGACAGTGCCGGAACCCAGCTCCGGGACTGCGTGCCGACGGCGATCTTCTCCGGCACGACGGACATGCAGAAGGAAATCCTGACGCGGGAGATGGGCCTGTGA
- a CDS encoding amino acid adenylation domain-containing protein yields MTLLHEAVRATAKRHPGRVAVSGVDGSLSYAELDRRADALAASFVAAGVVPGDRVLIWAAKSCAVVVAMQAALRAGAAYVPVDSTSPAGRVATVVRDCAPRVVCASPDRAEEIARFLEEMPVFCDLGDLPEAAAPVAVAGGEDDLAFILYTSGSTGTPKGVCLSHANAMAFVRWAIAELALGKEDRLANHAPFSFDLSVLDLYGALCTGGSVHLVAAELAYAPEQLVDFLRWREITVWYSVPSALLLMMRDGGLLDRPAPAALRAVLFAGEPFPIGALRDLAGWTGARLLNLYGPTETNVCTAHEVGEDDLARDRPVPIGTAVSGDTVWAVVDGEVARPGEAGELHVSGPSVMRGYWGREPQRDPYPTGDLVSVREDGSFEYLGRRDAMVKVRGHRVELGDVEAALTAHPDIAEAAAVVRGSALGGRIEAFVVPRPGARLGVLAVKRHCAERLPTYMIADDAHFVPALPRTANGKVDRAALAVRHPSNPKEGSTV; encoded by the coding sequence GTGACCCTCTTGCACGAAGCCGTGCGGGCCACCGCGAAACGCCATCCCGGCCGGGTGGCGGTGTCCGGTGTGGACGGTTCGCTGAGCTACGCCGAACTCGACCGGCGGGCGGACGCGCTCGCGGCGTCCTTCGTAGCGGCCGGGGTCGTGCCGGGCGACCGGGTGCTGATCTGGGCGGCGAAGTCGTGCGCGGTGGTGGTCGCCATGCAGGCGGCACTGCGCGCCGGTGCCGCCTACGTCCCGGTGGACAGCACTTCTCCGGCGGGCCGCGTCGCGACGGTCGTGCGGGACTGCGCCCCGCGCGTGGTGTGCGCTTCGCCGGACCGCGCGGAGGAGATCGCGCGGTTTCTTGAGGAAATGCCCGTGTTCTGCGATCTCGGCGACCTTCCCGAGGCCGCGGCACCCGTGGCGGTCGCGGGCGGCGAGGACGATCTGGCGTTCATCCTCTACACCTCGGGTTCGACCGGGACCCCGAAGGGCGTGTGCCTCAGCCACGCCAACGCGATGGCGTTCGTGCGGTGGGCGATCGCGGAGCTGGCGCTCGGCAAGGAAGACCGCTTGGCCAACCACGCGCCGTTCAGCTTCGACCTCTCGGTGCTCGACCTCTACGGCGCGCTGTGCACCGGCGGGTCGGTCCACCTGGTCGCCGCCGAACTCGCGTACGCGCCGGAGCAGCTCGTGGATTTCCTGCGGTGGCGGGAAATCACCGTGTGGTACTCGGTCCCTTCGGCGCTGCTGCTGATGATGCGGGACGGCGGCCTGCTCGACCGTCCGGCGCCCGCCGCGTTGCGCGCGGTGCTGTTCGCCGGGGAGCCGTTCCCGATCGGCGCGCTGCGCGATCTCGCGGGCTGGACCGGGGCGCGGCTGCTGAACCTGTACGGCCCCACCGAGACCAACGTGTGCACCGCGCACGAAGTCGGCGAGGACGACCTCGCGCGGGACCGGCCGGTGCCGATCGGCACCGCGGTCAGCGGCGACACCGTGTGGGCGGTCGTGGACGGCGAAGTGGCCCGGCCGGGTGAAGCGGGCGAACTGCACGTGAGCGGGCCGTCGGTGATGCGCGGCTACTGGGGCCGCGAACCGCAGCGGGATCCGTACCCGACCGGAGATCTCGTGAGCGTCCGGGAAGACGGTTCGTTCGAGTACCTCGGCAGGCGCGACGCGATGGTCAAGGTACGCGGGCACCGCGTCGAACTCGGCGACGTGGAAGCCGCGCTGACCGCGCATCCGGACATCGCCGAGGCGGCCGCGGTGGTGCGCGGTTCGGCGCTCGGCGGCCGGATCGAAGCGTTCGTGGTGCCGCGTCCCGGCGCCCGGCTCGGCGTGCTCGCGGTCAAGCGCCACTGCGCGGAACGGCTGCCGACCTACATGATCGCCGACGACGCGCACTTCGTGCCCGCGCTGCCCCGGACCGCGAACGGGAAGGTCGACCGCGCCGCACTGGCAGTACGGCATCCCTCGAACCCGAAGGAAGGTAGCACCGTATGA